Sequence from the Clostridium butyricum genome:
CAGAACTTCTTATTATTAAATCATCATTTATTTTTGTTGCATAATAAATGTAATTTAAATCCATGGTTTTACTATATCTGCTCACATATCCTTCCCCATATTCTAAAGCCTGTATTACTTCGTCTCTATCACTATGATTTTCAGTAGTGTTACTTTCACTATCATATACTACTGAACCATCTGTTTTTATAAGTGTAAACCTTAATTTCATTTCATTAATTTTAATATTATCATATTGTTTAATTTTATCTGTAACTTCATTTCCAGATTGAGCAATTAAAAAATTAATACTTTTAAGAGAATCTTTTGTACTTTTTATCTGCTCTACATTTGTAACTACAGTAAATAGGCATGTTACCATTAATATTGCAGATAATACTGTTATTATAACAAGACTTAATATTTTATTCTTCATAACATTAAATAGGATTAAATCTATATCCAACTCCTCTTATAGTTTCAATAAATTTAGGATTTTTATCATCCTCTTCAATTTTCTTTCTGAGATATCGTATATGTACGTCGACTGTTCTTGTCTCACCAATATATTCATATCCCCAAATTTTATCTAAAAGCATTTCTCTCTTGAGTATTTTTCCTTTATTTTTTATAAGAATCTGAAGAAGTTCAAATTCCTTTAATGTTAAATCTACTTTATTACCTTGTATTTTAACTTCATGACGTTCAAAGTCAACTTTCAAAGTCTTTGATTCATATATATCATTTTCTTCCACATTAAATGATGCAGTTCTTCTTAATACAGCTTTTACTCTAGCAAGAAGTTCTCTAACAGAAAATGGCTTTGTAATATAATCATCAGCTCCAAGTTCAAGACCTAATATTTTATCAAGTTCTTCTCCCTTTGCAGTCAGCATTATTATTGATGTATTCTTCATTTCTTTATCCTTTTTTATTTCCTTACATACATCAAAACCATCCATACCTGGTATCATTAAATCTAAAAGAATTAAGTTAGGCTTTTCTTCTTTTGCTATCCTAACCGCTTCAATCCCATCTGTTGCAATAAATGTTTCATATCCAGAGTTTTTTAAGTTAAAGTCTAAAAGTTCTACTATGTGCTCCTCATCATCTACTATTAATATCTTTTCTCTAGTCATTACATCTCCCCCTTAATGTAAAATAACAAAAGCAAACATTCTTCCATATGCTCCATCTGATTTTCTATACGAATGAAGTTTAATTTCTTCACTACAATGTGTACATAAATTTAAACTATTTATATTTTCATCTCTTAGTCCAGACTCTTTCAAATCTTGTACTATACAAGCTTCTAAATTTAAATTTCTTTTTTCAAAAAGTATTTCAGGATTAATCATTTTTTTCTTTTCCAAGAATTTATTTTTTAATTCCTCTGATATCTCATAACAGCACTGCCTTATATGAGGTCCTATAAAAGCTTTAATATTTATATCTTCACAACCAAATTCGCTTTTCATTTTTTCAACAGTTTTAAATGTAATTGATTCAAATGTTCCTCTCCAGCCACTATGTATAGCTGCAGCCACACCTTTTGTATCATCAACAAGTATAATAGGCACGCAATCTGCTGTAAATACTCCTATTATAACTTCTCTTTCATCTGTAACAATGGAATCTCCTTCATTACTATTAAAGTCATTCTCTCCTAATTTGTAATTTAGTATTTTATCACTATGTATTTGCTTTAAATACACTACATCTTTTACTGAAAATTTATTTTTTAAAGAATTTAATTCATTAATTCCAGTTTCAGTATTTCTATTGAAACTACGTCCATTTTCAGCATTAGTAAATACTACTGTAAAACTATCTTGTTCAATTTTTAAAAAATCTTCTTCTTTTTCCATTACATTTAAACTTAATAAATTCAATGTTTCCCTCCTAAAATACGCCTTAATTATTTTTAATGTATTCTAATCTTCTTACATAATATTAACACTTTTCCTCAATATATATAATGTTCTTAACAAAACTTTAACTTCATTATAACAATACTATATTCTTATAATATATTATCACATTTATTATAAAAAAAACGGATATTGACCACAAAATTCAACATCCATTTTTTTCTTCTATTTTAGGTTATTAAATTCTTTATTTCTTCTAAAAATGTATTTATATCCTTGAATTGTCTATATACTGATGCAAATCTAACATAAGATATTTCATCTAACTCTTTAAGTTTTGACATCACCATTTCTCCAATATCTTTTGAAGGTATTTCTGTAAGCATACTATTAGATATTGCTTTCTCTATATCATAAGCCATGTCTTCAATTTGTTTTCTAGAAACAGGTCTTTTTTGACATGCAATTATTAATCCATTAATTATTTTTTCTTTATTAAAATTTTCCCTAGTCGAATCCTTCTTTATAACTAAAATAGGAAAATCCTCTATCTTCTCATATGTAGTGTATCTTTTATTGCACTTTAAACATTCTCGTCTTCTTCTGATTGTAGAATTATCATCTGTTGATCTTGAATCTACAACCTTACTCTCTTGGAAACCACAAAATGGACATTTCATCTCATTCTTCACCTCACTGCTTTTCTCTAGTGTTTATAAATATTATACATATATTTTATTGATATTACCATATTATTTTTCGTTTAAAGTTTGATTAACCTTAACTAGTATTACATCGCTTCCTATTTTTACTATATCCTCCCATAAAACCTCTATATTATCATCCTTGGAAAACCATGATTTTATTTCTCCCGGTAATATTAATGATAGTATTTTGTTGGTCTCACAATCAATTTTAAAATCACTTATGTATCCTATTTTGCTTCCAGTAAGTATATCTATAACTTCCATATTTCTCATTGCATTAAGTGAATGTAATTCAATTTCCAAACTAATCCCCCCTGTTACCTTATATATTATATTTATTGTATTTTTAATTTACCTCTATATAATATATGTCTAATAAGAAATTTAAATCACAAATTTATAAAAACTGGCATTATAATAACACCAGTTTTTTTGTCATACATGTTTACGCATATGTTTTAGCGCTGTTTTTTCTAATCTTGAAACTTGAGCTTGTGAAATACCAATCTCATCAGCAACTTCCATTTGAGTTCTTCCATTAAAAAATCTTAAGTTTAAAATTAATTTTTCACGATCGCTTAGCTTTTTCATAGCTTCTTTTATAGAAATGTTTTCAAGCCAATTCTCATCCGTATCTTTTGAGTCACTAATTTGATCCATTACATATATTGCATCTCCACCATCATGATAAATAGGCTCATATAAAGATACAGGATCTTGTATAGCATCTAAAGCAAAGACAACTTCTTCTCTTGGCAATTCAAGTTCCTTTGCTATTTGTGAAATTGTTGGTTCCTTGTTATTGTCTTTAATAAACTTTTCTCTAACAATTAATGCTTTATATGCAATGTCTCTCAATGATCTACTTACTCTTATAGAGTTATTATCTCTTAAATATCTTCGTATTTCTCCTATTATCATTGGAACTGCATAAGTTGAAAATTTAACATTTTGGGATAAATCAAAATTATCGATTGATTTCATTAAGCCTATGCAACCTACTTGAAATAAATCATCAATATTTTCACCTCTATTGTTAAAGCGTTGAATAACACTTAAGACTAATCTTAAATTTCCCTTTATAAATGTTTCTCTTGCACTTTTATCTCCAGCTTTCATTTGTAGAAGAAGTTGTTTTTTTTCTTTTTCCTTAAGTATTGGAAGTTTTGAAGTATTAACACCACATATTTCTACTTTATTAATTATCATAAGTATCAACCCCTTCGGAAGTAATAATCCATTGCATTAAACATTATTTCCGATAGGTGATACTTTTATACTTACAGACAACCTAAATCATTCTATTTATTTCTTTTTTCAATCTTTTAATTATTTTTTTCTCTAATCTAGATATATAAGACTGAGATATACCAAGCATATCCGCCACTTCTTTCTGAGTTTTTTCTCTTGCTCCATTTAAACCAAATCTTAATCGTACAATTTCTTTTTCTCTATCATTTAAACTTTTTAATGCCATAAATAAAAGTTGTTTATCTACTTCATCTTCAATGAGATTATATACAGTATCGTTTTCTGTCCCTAAAATATCTGAAAGTAAAAGTTCATTTCCATCCCAGTCAATATTTAAAGGTTCATAAAATGATATTTCTGCTTTAACCTTGCTATTTCTTCTTAAATACATTAAAATTTCATTTTCTATACAACGTGATGCATACGTTGCCAGTTTAATTTTCTTCTCAGGATTAAATGTATTAACTGCTTTAATTAATCCTATAGTACCAACAGATATTAAATCTTCAACATAAACACCTGTATTTTCAAATTTGCGTGCTATATAGACTACTAATCTTAAATTTCTTTCAATTAATGTACTTCTTATTTTTTCATCACCATTGTTTAATTTTTTTAATAATTCTTCTTCTTCATCCTTAGATAAAGGAGGTGGCAGAGCGTCATTACCTCCAACATAAAATAAATTCCTGCTAAATAATTTGAATTTACTCAATAGCTTATTAAAAAACAGAATTAATTTCTCCATACATATATCCTCCCTACAAAATTCCTCTTGATAATAATGCGTTAAACTCATTTTCTCTGCTTAATTTTTCCACACAAGGACATATTATGGCATCAACTTGTCTATACCATAATTCTCTACCTTTAATCTTTATGTTGTTAATTCTTATTCCCTTTAAATTGCCATCGTATCCGATTGCATTATAAGGTATATTATATATATTTTGATTGTTAAAATTAAACATAGAAAGCAAATCTTTTTCAATTAAAATACATGGAAGATTAGTAACCGGCTCCCTTAATTCATTACCTGTATCCAGGAAGCTTCGAAAACTATATATCTTCCCATCTATTTCAAACTCTATTATATAAATATAACTATTTACAGCAACTTTATCTTTTATATATTCAATTAACCTGTCCAAAAATATAAATATAATCATAAGTGCAAGCATAATATATTTAATTGAATATTTTTCTATTTTAAAATTCCCACTTAACATATAATAATTTTGTTTTAATGAAAATAAAAAACATATTCCACTTAATGTGAATGTCAGCATAAGGAATGCCCCTAATACTTTTAGCATATTTATAAATGTAGTCTTCCCATAAGATACTCTAATCATCAAATATGCAGTCAATAATTCAAATGGCATAATAGCTAAAAAGTTTAGTTTGGGAATTATCATAACAAAACTATATATTGCCCCAATAAAAGCAGCAGTCAATAATAAAAAAAAGGGACTTTTGTGTTTTAAACA
This genomic interval carries:
- the sigE gene encoding RNA polymerase sporulation sigma factor SigE, producing MEKLILFFNKLLSKFKLFSRNLFYVGGNDALPPPLSKDEEEELLKKLNNGDEKIRSTLIERNLRLVVYIARKFENTGVYVEDLISVGTIGLIKAVNTFNPEKKIKLATYASRCIENEILMYLRRNSKVKAEISFYEPLNIDWDGNELLLSDILGTENDTVYNLIEDEVDKQLLFMALKSLNDREKEIVRLRFGLNGAREKTQKEVADMLGISQSYISRLEKKIIKRLKKEINRMI
- the nrdR gene encoding transcriptional regulator NrdR → MKCPFCGFQESKVVDSRSTDDNSTIRRRRECLKCNKRYTTYEKIEDFPILVIKKDSTRENFNKEKIINGLIIACQKRPVSRKQIEDMAYDIEKAISNSMLTEIPSKDIGEMVMSKLKELDEISYVRFASVYRQFKDINTFLEEIKNLIT
- the spoIIGA gene encoding sigma-E processing peptidase SpoIIGA, yielding MIVYADVFFIENFIVNLFLLSVTMRCLKHKSPFFLLLTAAFIGAIYSFVMIIPKLNFLAIMPFELLTAYLMIRVSYGKTTFINMLKVLGAFLMLTFTLSGICFLFSLKQNYYMLSGNFKIEKYSIKYIMLALMIIFIFLDRLIEYIKDKVAVNSYIYIIEFEIDGKIYSFRSFLDTGNELREPVTNLPCILIEKDLLSMFNFNNQNIYNIPYNAIGYDGNLKGIRINNIKIKGRELWYRQVDAIICPCVEKLSRENEFNALLSRGIL
- the sigG gene encoding RNA polymerase sporulation sigma factor SigG — encoded protein: MIINKVEICGVNTSKLPILKEKEKKQLLLQMKAGDKSARETFIKGNLRLVLSVIQRFNNRGENIDDLFQVGCIGLMKSIDNFDLSQNVKFSTYAVPMIIGEIRRYLRDNNSIRVSRSLRDIAYKALIVREKFIKDNNKEPTISQIAKELELPREEVVFALDAIQDPVSLYEPIYHDGGDAIYVMDQISDSKDTDENWLENISIKEAMKKLSDREKLILNLRFFNGRTQMEVADEIGISQAQVSRLEKTALKHMRKHV
- a CDS encoding response regulator transcription factor — translated: MTREKILIVDDEEHIVELLDFNLKNSGYETFIATDGIEAVRIAKEEKPNLILLDLMIPGMDGFDVCKEIKKDKEMKNTSIIMLTAKGEELDKILGLELGADDYITKPFSVRELLARVKAVLRRTASFNVEENDIYESKTLKVDFERHEVKIQGNKVDLTLKEFELLQILIKNKGKILKREMLLDKIWGYEYIGETRTVDVHIRYLRKKIEEDDKNPKFIETIRGVGYRFNPI
- a CDS encoding YlmC/YmxH family sporulation protein, producing the protein MEIELHSLNAMRNMEVIDILTGSKIGYISDFKIDCETNKILSLILPGEIKSWFSKDDNIEVLWEDIVKIGSDVILVKVNQTLNEK
- the pgeF gene encoding peptidoglycan editing factor PgeF; translated protein: MNLLSLNVMEKEEDFLKIEQDSFTVVFTNAENGRSFNRNTETGINELNSLKNKFSVKDVVYLKQIHSDKILNYKLGENDFNSNEGDSIVTDEREVIIGVFTADCVPIILVDDTKGVAAAIHSGWRGTFESITFKTVEKMKSEFGCEDINIKAFIGPHIRQCCYEISEELKNKFLEKKKMINPEILFEKRNLNLEACIVQDLKESGLRDENINSLNLCTHCSEEIKLHSYRKSDGAYGRMFAFVILH